GACATGAACCGTGGAGCCTAGGGTGATTTCGAGTTTGCCGGAGAGGACGTAAATAAATTCCTGGCCGGGGTGCTCGTTGAAGGTCAGGGAATGCGCGTCTTTGGGGGGAACCGTAACGACGAAGGGCTCCATCTTGCGGCCGACGAAGCGGTAGGCCAGGCTCTTGTAATCATAGTCCTTGCGCCGCTCCACGCTCATGCCCTTGCCCTTCTTGACCAGGGATGCGGTGTGCAGGTGCGCTTCCTTGCCGGACATGAGCACGGTCAGGTCGACCTGAAAGGCCTGGGCCACGTTGAAAAGATAACTGACCGGGATCTCTTGCTCTCCGGACTCGTAACCGAGGACATCAGCGGCCGTCACGCCCACCTGCGCGGCCATATCCTCCTCGCTCAAATCCATGGCATCCCGGAGCCCCCGCAAACGGGGCGCAATATCCTTATAGGCGGGTTGTTGCGCATCCATAGTCTGCTCCTTGTACTGAAAATGTATGAAAACAGGGGCAGAAATTACGGACTTCGCGTTCAAAAAGCAATGCGTAAGCGATAATCGAGTACGGGTTTATGCTTGCCGCCTAGACGTCGACAACGGAGTTTTCGCAATTTCCATACTCGCTGTAGCAATAGGAATCCGCGCTCCAGTCGTTCTCCCAGCGATCATCGTCGAGCAGATAACGAAACTGGTATGTAGTGCCGCCGGGCAGGTCGATTGTCAGCTTGAAGGAGCCGTCTTTAAGTCTCTTCATGGGCAGCGTGTGCATGGCCCAGTCGTTGAATTCCCCCACCAGAAACGCCGTCTCGGCCCCGCCTGCACCGCCGGCCGGCAGATGAAAGGTGACCTTGCAAATGTTCTTTGTCTTCAGATATTTTTTTTCAACACTCATAGTATCCTCCATGTGTCTAAAAGATCTCCGTGCAGGGATGTGTAGACATCCATATACTTGCGCGCGGAGTTTTCCCAGGAAAACCGTGTTTGCATGGCGCTGACCTGAACTTCTCTCCAGGCATTGCGATCTTCCCAGA
This DNA window, taken from Desulfomicrobium sp. ZS1, encodes the following:
- a CDS encoding isoamylase early set domain-containing protein, whose amino-acid sequence is MSVEKKYLKTKNICKVTFHLPAGGAGGAETAFLVGEFNDWAMHTLPMKRLKDGSFKLTIDLPGGTTYQFRYLLDDDRWENDWSADSYCYSEYGNCENSVVDV
- a CDS encoding helix-turn-helix domain-containing protein, which translates into the protein MDAQQPAYKDIAPRLRGLRDAMDLSEEDMAAQVGVTAADVLGYESGEQEIPVSYLFNVAQAFQVDLTVLMSGKEAHLHTASLVKKGKGMSVERRKDYDYKSLAYRFVGRKMEPFVVTVPPKDAHSLTFNEHPGQEFIYVLSGKLEITLGSTVHVMEPGDSLYFTSCTPHALRGLDGQPAEFLDVII